A genomic stretch from Pectobacterium carotovorum includes:
- the tsaA gene encoding tRNA (N6-threonylcarbamoyladenosine(37)-N6)-methyltransferase TrmO, with protein MSQFVFNQIGIIRSPYKEKFAIPRQPGLIEDGGGELQLLPPYNQAECVRGLEEFSHIWVLFIFHQTMEGGWRPTVRPPRLGGNTRTGVFATRSTFRPNPVGMSLVELKGIRVKGDAITLELGSLDLVDGTPVIDIKPYLPFAESHPQARAGFAQMAPDAAMPVLFSPLAENQIAQHQKKYPQLKRFISQVLAQDPRPAYRKGESTTREYAVLLLEFNVRWRVCGEQTEVLSLDSSNAC; from the coding sequence ATGAGTCAATTTGTTTTCAATCAGATCGGGATTATCCGCTCTCCGTATAAAGAAAAATTTGCCATTCCGCGGCAGCCGGGTCTAATTGAAGATGGAGGCGGAGAACTTCAGCTATTGCCGCCATACAATCAGGCGGAATGTGTGCGAGGGCTGGAGGAGTTCAGCCATATTTGGGTATTGTTCATCTTTCATCAAACGATGGAAGGCGGCTGGCGTCCGACAGTTCGGCCACCGCGTCTGGGGGGAAACACACGGACGGGCGTTTTCGCTACGCGTTCTACTTTCCGCCCCAACCCTGTTGGTATGTCGCTGGTTGAATTAAAAGGGATTCGAGTAAAAGGCGATGCCATTACACTCGAATTAGGCAGCCTCGATCTGGTCGATGGCACACCAGTCATCGATATCAAACCTTACCTGCCTTTTGCAGAAAGCCATCCTCAGGCGCGAGCTGGTTTTGCCCAAATGGCACCTGATGCGGCAATGCCGGTGCTTTTTTCGCCCCTTGCGGAAAACCAGATAGCCCAGCATCAAAAGAAATATCCCCAGTTAAAACGTTTTATCTCACAGGTATTAGCGCAAGATCCACGTCCGGCCTACCGCAAAGGTGAAAGCACCACGCGGGAATACGCCGTTTTACTGCTGGAATTCAATGTGCGCTGGCGCGTCTGCGGAGAACAAACCGAAGTGCTAAGCCTCGACTCGTCAAACGCGTGTTAA
- the proS gene encoding proline--tRNA ligase — MRTSQYMLSTLKETPADAEVISHQLMLRAGMIRKLASGLYTWLPTGLRVLRKVENIVREEMNNAGAIEVSMPVVQPADLWVESGRWDQYGPELLRFVDRGERPFVLGPTHEEVITDLIRNEISSYKQLPLNFFQIQTKFRDEVRPRFGVMRSREFLMKDAYSFHTSQESLQVTYDAMYAAYSQIFSRMDLDFRAVQADTGSIGGNASHEFQVLAASGEDDIVFSTESDYAANIELAEAVAPKLGRAEATEELRLVDTPNAKTIAELVEQFKLPVEKTVKTLLVKATEESGHKLVALLVRGDHELNEIKAEKIAQVASPLTFATEEEIRATIGAGPGSLGPVKLSIPVVVDRTVAAMSDFGAGANIDGKHYFGINWERDVALPQVADIRNVVEGDISPDGKGALQIKRGIEVGHIFQLGSKYSEALKATVQGEDGRNQTLTMGCYGIGVTRVVAAAIEQNHDERGIIWPDAIAPFHVAILPMNMHKSFRVKEVAEDIYQQLRAKGIEVLLDDRKERPGVMFADMELIGVPHTIVIGDRNLDSEEIEYKHRRVGEKQMIKTSEIVDFLLANIVR; from the coding sequence ATGCGTACTAGCCAATACATGCTCTCCACACTCAAGGAGACGCCAGCCGATGCAGAAGTCATCAGTCATCAGTTGATGCTCCGGGCAGGAATGATTCGTAAACTGGCCTCTGGCCTTTACACCTGGTTGCCGACCGGTTTACGTGTTTTGAGAAAAGTTGAAAACATCGTGCGCGAAGAGATGAACAACGCTGGCGCGATTGAAGTGTCCATGCCCGTTGTTCAACCTGCCGATTTATGGGTAGAGAGTGGACGTTGGGATCAATATGGCCCAGAGCTGTTGCGCTTTGTCGATCGTGGCGAGCGCCCTTTCGTACTCGGCCCAACACATGAAGAAGTCATTACTGACCTGATTCGTAATGAAATCAGCTCCTACAAGCAGCTGCCGCTGAATTTCTTCCAGATTCAAACCAAATTCCGCGATGAAGTTCGTCCGCGTTTTGGCGTGATGCGCTCGCGTGAATTCCTGATGAAAGACGCCTACTCTTTCCACACTTCTCAGGAATCATTGCAAGTTACCTACGACGCGATGTACGCCGCTTACAGCCAGATTTTCAGCCGTATGGATCTGGATTTCAGAGCCGTTCAGGCGGATACCGGCTCTATCGGCGGTAACGCATCCCATGAGTTTCAGGTACTGGCTGCCAGCGGTGAAGACGATATCGTTTTCTCAACGGAATCCGACTACGCGGCAAACATTGAACTGGCAGAAGCGGTTGCACCGAAGCTAGGCCGCGCAGAAGCGACGGAAGAGCTGCGTCTGGTTGACACACCGAATGCCAAGACCATCGCCGAGCTGGTTGAGCAGTTTAAGCTGCCGGTAGAGAAAACCGTGAAAACGCTGCTGGTTAAAGCGACGGAAGAAAGTGGCCATAAACTGGTTGCGCTGCTGGTTCGTGGCGATCACGAACTGAATGAAATCAAAGCAGAGAAGATTGCTCAGGTAGCCAGCCCGCTGACATTCGCAACGGAAGAAGAAATTCGTGCCACCATCGGCGCAGGCCCGGGCTCGCTGGGTCCAGTCAAGCTGTCGATTCCAGTCGTTGTCGATCGCACCGTTGCAGCCATGAGCGATTTCGGCGCTGGCGCGAACATTGATGGCAAACACTATTTTGGCATCAACTGGGAGCGTGACGTTGCGCTGCCACAGGTTGCGGATATCCGTAACGTGGTTGAAGGCGACATCAGTCCAGACGGTAAAGGCGCACTGCAAATTAAACGCGGTATCGAAGTGGGCCATATCTTCCAACTGGGCAGCAAGTATTCTGAAGCGCTGAAAGCGACGGTTCAAGGTGAGGACGGTCGTAACCAGACGCTGACGATGGGTTGCTACGGTATTGGTGTAACGCGCGTTGTCGCGGCGGCGATTGAGCAGAATCATGACGAACGCGGCATCATCTGGCCAGACGCGATTGCACCTTTCCACGTTGCTATTCTGCCAATGAACATGCACAAGTCTTTCCGCGTGAAGGAAGTCGCTGAGGATATCTACCAGCAGTTGCGCGCTAAAGGCATTGAAGTTCTGCTTGATGACCGCAAAGAGCGTCCGGGCGTGATGTTCGCCGATATGGAACTGATTGGCGTGCCGCACACCATCGTCATTGGCGATCGCAATCTGGATAGCGAAGAGATTGAATATAAGCATCGCCGGGTTGGTGAAAAGCAGATGATTAAAACCAGCGAAATCGTCGATTTCCTGCTGGCAAATATCGTCCGCTAA
- the rpoS gene encoding RNA polymerase sigma factor RpoS, whose amino-acid sequence MSQSTLKVNELHEDTDFDENGLDVFDDKALAEEDTNDNDSAEDELLSQGVPQRVLDATQLYLGEIGYSPLLTAEEEVYFARRALRGDVPSRRRMIESNLRLVVKIARRYNNRGLALLDLIEEGNLGLIRAVEKFDPERGFRFSTYATWWIRQTIERAIMNQTRTIRLPIHIVKELNVYLRTARELSHKLDHEPSAEEIAEQLDKPVDDVNRMLRLNERITSVDTPLGGDSEKALLDILADEKDNGPEDTTQDNDMKQNIVKWLFELNAKQREVLARRFGLLGYEAATLEDVGREIGLTRERVRQIQVEGLRRLREILQVQGLSIEELFRE is encoded by the coding sequence ATGAGCCAAAGTACGCTGAAAGTTAACGAGTTACATGAAGATACCGATTTCGACGAGAATGGACTTGACGTTTTTGACGATAAGGCGCTGGCAGAGGAAGATACCAATGATAATGACTCGGCGGAAGACGAGCTGTTATCGCAAGGGGTCCCACAGCGTGTCCTGGACGCAACACAGCTCTATTTAGGTGAAATCGGCTATTCGCCGCTTTTGACCGCAGAAGAAGAAGTTTATTTTGCCCGGCGTGCGTTGCGTGGCGATGTTCCATCGCGCCGCCGGATGATTGAGAGTAATCTGCGGTTGGTGGTGAAAATTGCCCGCCGTTACAACAATCGTGGTCTGGCGCTGCTGGATCTGATTGAAGAGGGGAACCTCGGCCTGATCCGTGCGGTTGAAAAATTCGATCCAGAAAGAGGATTCCGTTTTTCAACCTACGCAACCTGGTGGATTCGACAGACGATAGAACGGGCGATCATGAATCAAACCCGTACCATCCGCTTGCCGATTCACATCGTCAAAGAACTCAACGTTTATCTGCGCACCGCGCGCGAACTGTCTCACAAACTGGATCACGAGCCGAGTGCGGAAGAAATTGCCGAACAGCTTGATAAGCCCGTTGATGACGTCAACCGCATGCTGCGCCTGAATGAACGTATTACTTCCGTCGATACCCCGCTGGGCGGTGATTCGGAAAAAGCGCTGCTGGATATTCTGGCAGACGAAAAAGACAACGGACCTGAAGACACCACTCAGGATAACGATATGAAACAGAATATCGTTAAATGGCTGTTTGAGCTTAACGCCAAGCAGCGTGAGGTGTTGGCGCGTCGTTTCGGCCTGCTAGGGTATGAAGCGGCTACGCTGGAAGATGTCGGTCGTGAAATTGGCTTAACGCGTGAACGTGTTCGTCAGATTCAGGTTGAAGGCTTACGCCGCCTGCGGGAAATTTTGCAGGTTCAGGGGTTGAGCATTGAAGAACTGTTTCGTGAATAA
- the nlpD gene encoding murein hydrolase activator NlpD encodes MMNLRHIAACTVIVLGLAGCTNNNSKSAPISSVDGNTGSRGGMLSAPPSRISTTSESVATTSDGRIVYNRSYGNIPKGSYSGGNSYTVKRGDTLFYIAWITGNDYRDLAQRNNIPEPYSLNVGQSLNLGNGAGNNASGGGLTSGGGMLATTDATRGGVPTPPSSAQIQTTSVDSQSTNAYSGNQGKQNVGKMLPTAGATTTAPVSAPAAVASSNTAAVGSWRWPTDGKVIDSFSDSEGGNKGIDIAGSRGQPITATASGRVVYAGNALRGYGNLIIIKHNDDYLSAYAHNDTMLVREQQDVTAGQKIATMGSTGTSSVRLHFEIRYKGKSVNPLRFLPQR; translated from the coding sequence ATGATGAATTTGCGTCACATTGCTGCTTGTACGGTGATTGTCTTAGGATTGGCTGGATGTACCAACAATAATTCCAAATCCGCACCGATCAGCAGCGTTGACGGAAATACGGGCAGCCGAGGGGGAATGTTATCTGCGCCACCATCGCGTATTTCAACGACGAGTGAAAGTGTGGCAACGACGTCCGATGGTCGGATCGTTTATAACCGCAGCTACGGTAATATTCCGAAAGGCAGCTACAGCGGCGGCAATTCCTACACCGTTAAACGTGGCGATACCCTGTTTTATATTGCCTGGATTACCGGCAATGATTACCGGGATCTGGCGCAGCGCAACAATATTCCTGAACCATACAGCCTGAATGTGGGGCAATCACTGAATTTAGGCAACGGAGCCGGCAACAACGCTTCGGGCGGTGGCTTGACGAGCGGTGGTGGTATGCTGGCAACAACCGATGCCACCCGAGGTGGTGTACCAACACCGCCATCAAGTGCTCAAATACAAACTACATCGGTTGATTCTCAGTCAACTAATGCGTATTCTGGTAATCAGGGTAAACAGAATGTAGGTAAGATGTTACCTACGGCAGGGGCAACGACAACCGCTCCTGTTTCCGCACCAGCGGCTGTTGCCAGCAGCAATACGGCTGCTGTCGGCAGTTGGCGTTGGCCTACCGATGGGAAAGTCATAGATAGTTTCTCCGATTCCGAAGGGGGAAATAAAGGGATTGATATCGCCGGCTCACGTGGGCAACCGATCACCGCAACCGCCAGTGGGCGCGTGGTGTACGCGGGTAACGCGCTACGTGGTTACGGAAATCTGATAATCATCAAGCATAATGATGACTACCTCAGTGCCTATGCCCATAACGATACGATGCTAGTCCGTGAGCAACAAGATGTCACGGCAGGACAAAAAATCGCTACGATGGGCAGTACGGGCACCAGCTCAGTTCGCTTGCACTTTGAAATTCGTTACAAGGGGAAATCCGTAAACCCGCTGCGTTTTCTGCCGCAGCGATAA
- a CDS encoding protein-L-isoaspartate(D-aspartate) O-methyltransferase produces MVNKRIETLLAQLRQQGIQDERLLKAIEAVPRERFVDEAFEHKAYENTALPIGSGQTISQPYMVAKMTELLSLTPVSRVLEIGTGSGYQTAILAHLVRHVCSVERIKGLQWQAKRRLKQLDLHNVSTRHGDGWQGWASRGPFDAIIVTAAPPEIPRALLEQLDEGGVMVLPVGEQSQILQVVQRHADEFIIQTVEAVRFVPLVKGELA; encoded by the coding sequence ATGGTAAACAAGCGTATAGAAACGTTGTTGGCGCAGCTGCGCCAGCAGGGCATTCAGGACGAACGTCTGCTGAAGGCGATAGAAGCCGTACCCAGAGAACGTTTTGTTGATGAAGCTTTTGAACATAAAGCGTATGAAAACACCGCTCTGCCTATTGGTTCCGGTCAGACTATCTCGCAGCCCTATATGGTCGCGAAAATGACGGAGCTGCTCAGCCTGACGCCGGTATCTCGCGTGTTGGAAATTGGTACGGGTTCGGGGTATCAAACGGCGATTTTAGCGCATCTGGTGCGACACGTTTGCTCGGTGGAGCGCATCAAGGGGCTGCAATGGCAGGCTAAGCGCCGCTTAAAGCAGCTGGATTTGCACAATGTTTCTACCCGCCATGGCGATGGATGGCAGGGCTGGGCGTCGCGTGGGCCGTTTGATGCCATTATCGTTACCGCGGCGCCACCGGAAATTCCCCGTGCGCTGCTGGAACAGTTAGATGAAGGCGGCGTAATGGTGTTGCCCGTCGGGGAACAGTCGCAAATACTGCAAGTTGTACAGCGCCATGCCGATGAGTTTATTATTCAAACGGTTGAAGCTGTTCGGTTTGTTCCTCTGGTCAAAGGGGAATTAGCCTGA
- the truD gene encoding tRNA pseudouridine(13) synthase TruD, which yields MENSEQLVWLHGEPQATGSLKSAAEDFVVVEDLGFQPDGDGEHVLLRVRKRGCNTQFVAEMLAKFARLPLRAVSYAGLKDRHAVTEQWFCLHMPGKDTPDFSSLALEGCEVLEFARHRRKLRIGTLRGNYFTLVLRQVSDRREVDARLTLIAANGVPNYFGSQRFGRNGNNLEQARLWANNEIRVKERNKRSFYLSASRSAMFNQVASARLAGEQAKSVLSGDALQLTGRGSWFVAKPDELEALQTRLDAGELQITAPLPGDGELGTQDEARAFEEQALAGQETLWSLVKRERVESARRAILLYPQQMHWEWQDDATVEVTFWLPAGSFATSVVRELLHSYQDADIGV from the coding sequence ATGGAAAATAGCGAACAACTCGTTTGGTTGCACGGCGAACCACAGGCTACCGGCTCATTGAAGTCCGCTGCGGAAGATTTTGTCGTCGTCGAAGATCTGGGATTTCAGCCAGACGGCGACGGTGAACATGTTCTGTTGCGCGTGCGCAAGCGCGGCTGCAATACGCAATTTGTGGCCGAAATGCTGGCGAAATTCGCTCGCTTGCCGCTACGTGCTGTGAGTTATGCGGGCCTGAAAGATCGTCATGCTGTCACCGAACAGTGGTTCTGTCTGCATATGCCGGGCAAGGATACGCCGGATTTCTCCTCGCTGGCGCTTGAAGGCTGTGAGGTGCTGGAATTTGCTCGCCACCGTCGCAAACTGCGCATCGGTACGCTGCGGGGTAACTATTTTACTCTGGTGCTGCGTCAGGTCAGCGATCGACGCGAGGTTGATGCTCGTTTGACGCTGATTGCCGCGAACGGCGTTCCTAATTATTTCGGCAGCCAGCGTTTCGGACGCAACGGAAATAATCTTGAGCAGGCTCGTCTTTGGGCGAATAACGAAATTCGGGTAAAAGAACGTAATAAACGTAGTTTTTATCTTTCCGCCAGCCGCAGTGCGATGTTTAATCAGGTTGCTAGTGCAAGACTGGCGGGAGAGCAGGCGAAAAGCGTTTTGTCTGGTGACGCATTGCAGTTGACAGGACGCGGCAGCTGGTTTGTTGCTAAGCCTGACGAACTGGAAGCCTTACAGACGCGCCTTGATGCTGGTGAACTCCAGATTACCGCGCCGCTGCCCGGTGATGGTGAGCTGGGTACGCAGGATGAGGCGCGGGCATTTGAAGAGCAGGCTTTGGCGGGACAAGAAACGCTGTGGTCGTTGGTCAAGCGTGAACGGGTTGAATCGGCCCGGCGTGCGATACTGCTGTATCCGCAACAGATGCACTGGGAATGGCAGGACGACGCGACCGTGGAAGTGACATTCTGGCTACCTGCGGGCAGTTTTGCGACCAGCGTGGTACGTGAATTACTGCATTCATATCAGGATGCCGATATCGGTGTCTGA
- the ispF gene encoding 2-C-methyl-D-erythritol 2,4-cyclodiphosphate synthase, whose protein sequence is MRIGHGFDVHKFGGEGPLVIGGVRIPYIQGLLAHSDGDVVLHAVTDALLGAAALGDIGKLFPDTDPAFKGADSRGLLREAWRRINEKGYQLGNLDVTIIAQAPKMAPHIPQMRVNLAEDLLCHMDDVNVKATTTEQLGFTGRGEGIACEAVALLVKKGTGEIVAW, encoded by the coding sequence ATGCGTATCGGTCACGGTTTTGATGTCCATAAGTTCGGTGGAGAAGGTCCGTTGGTGATCGGTGGCGTGCGAATTCCTTATATTCAGGGCCTGCTGGCGCATTCCGATGGGGATGTGGTGCTGCATGCGGTGACAGATGCCCTGTTGGGCGCCGCTGCGCTGGGCGACATTGGCAAGCTGTTTCCTGATACCGATCCGGCGTTTAAAGGTGCGGACAGCCGTGGTTTGCTGCGTGAAGCCTGGCGTCGTATCAACGAAAAAGGCTATCAGTTAGGAAATCTGGACGTTACGATTATTGCGCAGGCACCGAAAATGGCACCGCATATTCCGCAAATGCGCGTGAATCTGGCAGAAGATTTGCTGTGCCACATGGATGACGTCAATGTGAAAGCCACCACGACAGAGCAGCTTGGGTTTACCGGTCGTGGTGAAGGCATTGCCTGCGAAGCCGTTGCTTTGCTGGTGAAAAAAGGAACGGGCGAAATCGTCGCGTGGTAA
- the ispD gene encoding 2-C-methyl-D-erythritol 4-phosphate cytidylyltransferase, giving the protein MQTPSLSPPDIVAVLPAAGNGSRMQNDRPKQYLTIGNDATGHKTILEHTIDALLRHPRVQRVVVVISPDDAFFHTLAIANDPRIFAVTGGRQRADSVLAGLSAVADSAWALVHDAARPCLHQDDLTRLLAIVEQSDVGGILAAPVRDTMKCSTDGFIDRTVERNDLWHALTPQLFPAALLKQCLQRALQDGVAVTDEASALEYCGYRPQIISGRSDNIKVTRPEDLALAEFYLTSLQ; this is encoded by the coding sequence ATGCAGACACCGAGCCTCTCCCCGCCTGATATTGTTGCCGTTTTGCCCGCCGCGGGTAACGGCAGCAGAATGCAAAACGATCGTCCTAAGCAGTATCTGACGATTGGTAATGACGCAACCGGCCATAAAACCATTCTTGAACACACCATCGACGCGCTTTTACGCCATCCACGCGTGCAGCGTGTCGTTGTCGTTATTAGCCCTGATGACGCATTTTTTCATACTCTGGCGATTGCTAACGACCCCCGTATTTTTGCCGTTACGGGCGGACGGCAGCGTGCTGATTCCGTGCTGGCTGGGCTGTCCGCCGTTGCGGATAGCGCGTGGGCGCTGGTGCATGACGCGGCGCGTCCGTGTCTGCATCAGGACGATCTGACGCGCCTGCTGGCGATTGTTGAGCAGAGTGATGTTGGTGGAATTTTGGCCGCCCCGGTTCGTGATACCATGAAGTGCAGCACGGATGGGTTTATCGATCGCACGGTAGAACGTAACGATTTGTGGCATGCGCTGACGCCGCAGCTCTTTCCCGCGGCGCTGTTGAAACAGTGCCTGCAACGGGCGCTTCAGGATGGCGTTGCCGTCACAGATGAAGCCTCCGCGTTGGAATATTGTGGCTATCGCCCGCAAATTATCAGCGGACGTTCGGATAATATCAAAGTGACTCGTCCAGAGGATTTGGCATTAGCCGAATTCTATTTAACCAGTTTGCAGTAA
- the ftsB gene encoding cell division protein FtsB: protein MGKLTLLLLILLGWLQYSLWLGKNGIHDYVRVKDDVVVQQGNNAKLKDRNEQLFAEIDDLNGGQEAIEERARNELGMIKPGESFYRLVPESNHRNANTTSSNPSPSNNTQR from the coding sequence ATGGGAAAGCTTACGCTGTTATTATTGATATTGCTTGGCTGGCTTCAGTACTCACTGTGGTTGGGCAAGAATGGCATTCATGATTATGTTCGGGTGAAGGATGATGTTGTTGTCCAGCAGGGGAACAACGCCAAATTAAAAGACCGTAACGAACAACTGTTTGCCGAAATTGACGATCTCAATGGCGGACAGGAAGCGATTGAAGAGCGCGCACGCAATGAACTGGGTATGATCAAACCCGGTGAAAGCTTCTATCGTCTGGTACCGGAATCGAACCACCGTAACGCGAATACGACTTCATCTAATCCTTCTCCATCCAACAATACACAACGTTGA
- a CDS encoding basic amino acid ABC transporter substrate-binding protein: MFKKLLFVGALCATALSTTVLSTSAFAAEPTYVVGSGGTYRPFEFENAQKELEGFDIDIIKAIAKAENFNIKLINTPWEGIFATLNSGDRDIIISGITITDKRKQMVDFSAPYFPAEQSIVVPKGSAIDSIAALKDHKVGVVNSSTADIVVSDVLGKNSTSIKRFDNTPLMLQELYEDGVGAAVGDVGVVKFYIKTHPEKQFNLVSDAKFERQYFGIAVAKGNDQLREKINAGLKKIVADGTYAKIYQTWFDNNVPTLPAE; the protein is encoded by the coding sequence ATGTTCAAAAAACTGTTATTCGTTGGTGCGCTCTGCGCCACCGCACTATCCACGACCGTACTCTCCACCAGCGCCTTCGCCGCTGAGCCCACTTACGTGGTCGGCTCTGGTGGAACCTATCGCCCCTTTGAGTTTGAAAACGCACAAAAAGAGCTGGAAGGCTTTGATATTGATATTATTAAAGCGATCGCCAAGGCGGAGAATTTCAATATCAAACTGATCAATACGCCGTGGGAAGGTATCTTCGCGACCCTTAACTCCGGCGACCGCGACATTATCATCTCCGGCATCACGATTACCGATAAACGTAAGCAAATGGTCGATTTTTCCGCACCGTATTTCCCTGCAGAGCAGTCTATTGTGGTACCTAAAGGCTCGGCAATCGACTCGATTGCCGCATTGAAAGATCACAAAGTCGGCGTCGTGAACTCCAGTACCGCCGATATCGTGGTCTCTGACGTATTAGGGAAAAACAGTACATCGATTAAGCGCTTCGATAACACTCCGTTAATGTTACAAGAGCTGTATGAAGATGGCGTGGGTGCAGCGGTTGGCGATGTGGGCGTCGTGAAGTTTTACATTAAGACTCACCCTGAAAAACAGTTCAATCTGGTTTCCGACGCCAAATTCGAACGCCAGTATTTTGGGATCGCCGTGGCAAAAGGCAACGATCAACTGCGTGAGAAGATTAACGCCGGGTTGAAAAAAATCGTTGCCGATGGTACCTACGCCAAAATCTATCAGACCTGGTTTGATAACAACGTTCCGACCTTACCCGCAGAATAA
- a CDS encoding amino acid ABC transporter permease produces the protein MTGFRWEIIQEYAPLFMEGTWMTIKCTIICVILGTCWGLTLGLGRVAQAPHGPWKYILHYGVQWPVRIYISAFRGTPLFVQIMVVHFALVPLFINPRDGLLVTSNIMSVDFARTLRADYGAFLSCIVAITLNAGAYVSEIFRAGIQSIDRGQMEASRSLGMSYGRTMRKVILPQAFRRMLPPLGNNAIAIVKDSSLASAIGLADLAYAARTVSGAYATYWEPYLTISIVYWVITFLLSLLVRHMETRFGKSDSR, from the coding sequence TTGACGGGATTTCGTTGGGAGATCATTCAGGAGTATGCCCCGCTATTTATGGAAGGCACCTGGATGACCATCAAATGCACCATTATCTGTGTCATTCTTGGCACCTGCTGGGGATTAACGCTGGGATTAGGCCGCGTAGCGCAAGCGCCGCACGGGCCGTGGAAATATATCCTGCACTACGGCGTTCAATGGCCGGTACGCATCTACATTAGCGCCTTTCGCGGTACGCCGCTGTTTGTACAAATCATGGTTGTGCACTTTGCTCTGGTACCACTGTTCATCAACCCGCGCGACGGGTTGCTGGTGACCAGCAATATCATGTCGGTCGATTTTGCCCGCACGCTACGCGCAGATTACGGCGCGTTCCTCTCCTGCATTGTGGCCATTACGCTGAATGCGGGTGCCTATGTCTCTGAGATATTCCGTGCGGGTATTCAGTCAATCGATCGCGGCCAGATGGAAGCATCCCGCTCGCTCGGCATGAGCTATGGCCGCACCATGCGGAAAGTCATCCTGCCACAGGCTTTTCGCCGAATGCTGCCGCCACTGGGCAACAACGCTATCGCGATTGTGAAAGATTCATCGCTGGCTTCGGCGATCGGATTGGCGGATCTCGCCTATGCCGCTCGCACGGTGTCAGGCGCTTACGCCACGTATTGGGAACCCTACCTGACGATTTCCATTGTCTATTGGGTTATTACTT